The Ziziphus jujuba cultivar Dongzao chromosome 3, ASM3175591v1 region tcatttgggattaaattcaaaaaaaaaaaagagattgctaataaatcttccactaTATAGTACAAAATATTATgtccaatatatgaaataattatcaaaacatattaaaccataacactaaatgaaaactttctaattcgaagcataagacaatggattcgtacatctctgcctataatgtccaacaccaccgtatcggctacatctacgtccaataacatcttcaccttcggatgatatgcgttgcatcctcgacctaccggctcgcctacatgtccatcttggtggaagaacaatatgacttgccacgtcatccggggcATGCcattgtttttcatctaacaaagggtAAATgaactcagcataagctgcacgatatgcatccgcggtgtaggaatgagaacacatgccataaggagcaattttacagtctctgcaagcggcaatacaatgatcacaaggatattaaTCAAGATCCAAgattttgcatgagcatgttttttattggagattaattgtacccctcaaactcccaccttccacaagaaattcatgcatctTAATGGCTTTTACaagtagtccgatggactccaaatttcgtagtttgagttgctcttccatatggtcagtcacaggcttcgtcaattttgcacctgtagtacgtcgctcataaaaccacctttgcagtaaatcccgtatgtgctctattaatactactattggcatctctcagcatctagcaaaatgtcattcaagctttctacaatattggtggtcatgatagtgtaccttctacatggacaaagagaatgTGCCCACCTTgcagggtcacatgatcgaatgtactgggcagctctactattttttgcctcaatttgccccatataaaactcaaaatcttcaaccaaatatgcactatcATGGTAAGTGCACAACGTATGGTAtacattgggaaaaactttgcgtaatgccctttcaatagcagggtgtctatcactcacaaacaccaaatccggaaaatctccgatggcatccttgaggttttggaaaaatcatgtatatgcttgctcgttctctccatctccaatgctgaaagccaaaggatatatttacttattgccatccatgcccgatgcaatatacatgtaccctttgtattttcctttcaatgtagttgcatcaacagccaacacgggtcttatatgggatttaaatcccctaatgcttgctccactcgccataaagaaatatacaaaattgttattatcttctgttttgatacgtgtaacagtcccagggttcttcgacactaactcataatagTAGGCaagtaacttagcaaaattctcctttggagatcccctaacactgttaagtgcatactctttacctcttcatgctttgttgtagcttatattcaccccatatttctgtaaaaaatcatgttgaatttctttgggtttgtaaacacgtgcaataccttcatatttagatttgatacattgtctgataacccggctactggcctgcttatgttctcgatgcacgatatctaacgagcaactgtgtacattatcaaaaatcctcataacaaatatttctccatttttaaatgttgttgcacgtagtcgccattaacaagtattttccaagcatacaacctcataccgttgtgtagttgaccgtgtcaccttgaactccttattttctcgcatgcaatagatactcagtttattctgtaagtcacgtttgttgcgaacgaattgtccaactactatgttctcacagccagtgaaatttgatgaaaatatggccatagaaccacttttgttgctcgatgatatgtggtcacttgtagcacgatgaaccctaacatcatcaactccttcattgttcatttcaggatgcatatcattatcattgtccggcaactcatgatcaaaatctacatcattatgatcaacatcatcccctgctgcattgtaattctcatcatgatcaatattatgcaactgctcatactcctcatcgttaggaaaccgttcagcatagtcacctccaacatcaactcctttgtggatgttaaatgatgtttaGGCCTCACGAACTTAAACTTGATCTccaaactgagtttcttgaaccataatttcctgagatgtagcctgaataggttcagtacctgaagcttgtggtagacgaacgccaattggaggacaagaaaaataatgaagatTATTCCCactggaggccgcatcattgtcatccatCCATttctcacttcttgaagaaagcatttcacatccctatcacagcgtatttctgtaggatccaacttttctgcatatcgtccatatatccattttagctttagcaaatattcatttcgatctatttcaatagaattgaaaatctcatcctctaactctgattttgtgcatctcttactgacggaaaccattatatttttaccagttcaatattcccaattaccatcatcattttgtaccaatgttccattgtataaaaccgcaattacaatatcataatcttccattttactacaaaattaaatgaataacgttaaactaaatcaataaatatataaaattttgaataatactaaacaaacatattaactatattaaaaaagttgattctatttttttttttttgggcaaatatagctttttcctactagtggaaaattggcggaaaactggtgGAAACGTGGCAAAAAATTGGCGAAAAATTAGTGGAaaacttgcgaaaactgacaaactagaGGAAAATGgcagaagttcatcttttttcgccaaatttcttccgtttttactgtttctcacaatttttcagttttacacaaattttcccccattttcaaaccatatgctaCCTAAGTATGcttaaatcacatataacagctcataaattaatttcttgcatacccatattaaataaaagcttaaaaattccaaaactaacaaaaaatacaataaaaaagagaaagagaaaaaagaaaaaaaacacatatttccttacttcatctaataagaaaaaagataaaatttttagctgagtttagtttcagatatgagaaaatacaaaaaaatgagagtgagaggagatgaAATGCAAAGAGTGGCCTATTAGAGAAACCCTTAcatgaacggctgtgtagaagaagaaggaaagggtaaaaaaaatcttttgagtaattttcaattttatcaagggtatttttgtcccaaggtggctacttttaaaaaaaaaaattgctattcttcaaaaatcatgTTACGGggtggctatttttcgaaaTAACCCATCAATCTATAGTGGCCGATTAATTCCACCCACTGCTTCTACATCTAAGGCCCATTAAAACATGTAGTCCTTTTCCCACTATTATCTCCATATCTACCTCCATGCAACAATACCAATAGTTCATCCCAATCCCCTTCTCTCTTAATCCCCCATTTTACCTTTTtggtatttttcaaaatatgaaagTAGGCAAGTTTGGATTGAGAGTTTCAGATTAGCTTTCACGCATAGAAACGTTGTGATTTCCCATCAGCAGGTATGTTTTTTGGGTGTAAGAAAAGGAACATATTGTTACCAACAGAGTACTCAGAAAACAACCAAATGTCCCTGTtgtgcatatgtatatatatatatatattcaaattgttAAAAGTACTTTCCATTCAGATCTAAAACATGTGAAATTGGACTCGTTCATCATTACTGTTAGCCCTGTACTCCAGAGCTTTTCAACACTTGTTTAGTTCTTTCAAATCTCAAAGTTCAAATGTTTGGCTTGCCAATAAATTTTATACTAGCTTGGCCCCGCAAGAAATCAATATTTTGCTCCTTTTTTCATAggccccccccaaaaaaaaaaaatcttctttgGAATTTGTTTCTTGAGTTATTGCATAATGtaaaattttgctataaaatGTAAGCGGATATTAAGGATATATTCaatcaattacatataatttataaattatattcaatGGATTACATGTAATTGGATCATATAATCTATGTgagttaaatataatatattaggtACGTCTTTAATATTGTATAGCAAAACTAACTATCTGCAAATGCTTTTATTATAGTGATGAAAACAAAGTAATTCTTAACATTGATTCTATTTATCCACATAATATAAGTGAGTTAAAATTCTGAATTCTACTAAATTGGGTTATACTATTTTAAACTTGGCAAAATAATTCAATCCAATCTATAGAgtttaaaaatatgaatgaatatatatatactcacaaTTTACTACCTAGTATCAATAAAGTAAGGAACTAAGAGTTAGTCGTGATATACTTTTGTCCTAAAGCAAAACTTTGTGGCCAAATGTACATATGATCACAATAGCACATTGTAAATACTAATTACATGTTTTTATATTATGATTAAATGTACAACTGGTCCTAATCAAACTTCATGACTTGCAGCTACTGGATGCAAACTTGATGCTAATTCAGATCGAAAATCGACTTTAGAAGATGGTAGTTTCATAAACAAAAtccctttaaaattatttagaacTCCTTTGTCACAAGGATTTTTGCGATTCATATAACATTCTTGGAAGTTCTCATAAGCAGTCTACAATAAAATAGAGAGATTAGACAAATATCAAATACCTTTCTAAATTATGAAAACCACTtgcaatgtaaaaaaaaaacagaaaagaaaagaaaagcaccAAAATTAAGATTAATTTGCTAAACTAAACAAGATCGAAGTCAAACCTGGTTTATTGAGATAAGATAGGCATGAAATATGACAAGGCCACTTAAGAAAAAGCTGGCTGCGAAACTAAATGATGCCAGTGCAAGTGTTTCAGGGCAGTTCCTCAACAGCATGGCTAGCAAACTGGAACTACTATTGCCTCTAATTCTCTGAACTGTTTGGTGGATTCTCCAGCAAGAGAAGCCAAGTATGTATATGAAGAAAGCCAAGGCCCATACCACAAATGATAGGTAAAACCTGTAGTTTCTCTGCACAAATTAGAAGAGTACATTAAGATTGTtcagtaattaatatataaattaaaactatctgtttttcatttttatgtacACAATAATTTTTACCAGTGCTATACATTGACCAATCCAAGGATATACATTGACCAATCCAAGGACAGTGATGATCAAATCTCTCTACACAATTATCACAAACAATGCAGTGGCAACTCCTGGGTGGCCTAAAAATCTTACATTTGCGACAATACTTTAGGTTCATTTCTACCCCATTAACATTGGTTATAAACCTCTTCCTTCTCATCCCAGGAGTGCAGTCCACCAGATCTTTCTCATTTCTCGGAATAATACCTGGATCAATTGCACTAACCAGTACCAAATTGACAAGAACCTGAAACAATTGAGATGaatattattcatttttgggtttttgcttggctttttcttattaatttggaCTATACTTACAATTATGgttaaaatgaaggaaaatgtGACAATAAGAGTGGAATGGTTTGGAAGATCTTCACCAATATAAACCGAAAATACCCAATCAGAAACTAGTATAGAAACAGTCGTTAAGATCAACCCTCTTGGATCCGGCCCACATACAAGACGGCCAGGGAAGAAAAATACCTGCAAGTATTAATgattttagtttatatttataaatatatacatatatacacacttgTAAACTTCCAATAATTACAATtttacagttaaaaaaaaaaaaaaagcatataataatttacatttttccCGGGCCAAACTTGGTAAGTCCTAGTTTTTTCCAATTTGCCTCCACAACAACCAAATCGTAGGAAATAATCCTCCATAACCCTTTTAATGGCAAACAAATTTCCTTTAAGAATCATCATAATTACATTACCTCCCTGATCTCCAACAATGTCCTTCTCTTCAATGTGTGATTTCTCTTCTACTTTCACATTATTATTCTCAGTCTCAGGTTCCATTACTTTCATATCCTCTGAAGCCATTACAACTACTTTGCAAAAATGATTTTCCATTGAAAAGCAGTGGAAAATTAACCAtcattcaaaagataaaaataaccaCCATTTTGAAAACCGAAAAGCGGTTAATTAGACCAGTAGGCTCAAGTTAGGCCCATAGATTCCTAATTGGGCTTCGAAAAAGCCCAAACAATCATTCATAACGTAAGCCACAGTATTCCTTCAAACCGAGTTTTAGTGGATAATTCCTACTCCCCTTTCAAGCATCTGAAAATCAACGACGAAGACTCTGGCTAACGGTACTCATTTCTACATTTTGGTAATTCAaagtttattattcattttttggTTAATCCCAGAGTAGTGTTTGGTTGCCGAAAAAAAGCGTAGAAAGGATAGTTgtatatatttccaaaataataatatatatatttccaaaatatatatataaattaagttGGTACGCAATGGTGGTTACCTttcatatacaaaattattgaaTTCAATCATTAGTAGCTAACATCACAAGTTCtgattaatttcttaaaaaatgatTAACACATATGCCTtgttatctatatttttatttattaattattttgggttttaaagATTGTGTTAGATTAAGATTGTGTTAGATGACTAACATTctgatattattttcaaatttaaagctaagaaaaataatataaaactacTGATCGTTTGGTCACAAAATTATTGTTGTAAGAATATTGCTATTAATTATTACTCAAATAATTCCTATCTAAACGACACCGTTTTTGTTCGATACTCATGTCCTCGTCCTCATTCCGAAGCATAAATATATGTACGTGTgctttagccaaaaaaaaacatatatatatatatatatatatgtacgtgtgtatatgtataggtatatgtatattttagttCGATGTTTGAAAACCCCAAAAACTGGTTTTCTTTCTAGTCGCACTCTCGCTCTCGATTTCAGTCTTTAGTTTCGCTGTGCGATTCCTCAATTGGGTTGTTGTAGAGGTCAGTCAGcttcttcaatttttgtttttgtttttttttcttgttgatgTTAATTATTTGAGTTATCAGTTTGActttattattttgggcatttGGTCGGtgagaatcttcaatttttgtttctgtttgcTGATATAAATATTCTGAGCTTTGGGTTTTCATTCCTTTTGAGAAATTGAATCTTTAGGCAGTTTGTgagcttctttaattttttttttttttttcctttttaagggGAATGTTGATGTATAATAAAACAGTTTAATTTTTcagttataatttatttttggatatttcaTGTTAGAACTGTTGTTTCTTGCtggattttggtttttgattttgaaatttctactaGATATTTTCATCTCTGAGTTTGTGCACTGGAAATTTCTTCGAAATCCCATTTCATACCCTCATTCTGAAACAGAGTCTAtttctttctcctttttattttgctcCTTTTTTGTATCATATTCTTCACCCGTACAAAGtatttatacacaaaaaaagaaaaagaaaaagaaaaagaaaaagaaaaaaaaaattggatatatgaaaaaattggatttttttaaacaaaattttaatatcagtATCACTCCATATAATCACCAACATGTTATATATGAAGGTGTCTATGTATGTTGACTTCATTTTTCAAATCTATTAATGCAACTGACCAATTTTATACATTTCAAAATAGAGCTCTACAATTTTGCACAAAATATTCAAGTGGTTCTGTTTATACACTTTCTTTCCTTAGCCTTTAAGAAAACCCTGGAGAATCATTTTGATAACTAAATCATAACCTGTGTGATTGATTGAGTTTGCTTCCAACAGtaaaatatgttatataaatatagacaTTTTAATAAAGAAGTAGACAATCTGCTCAGGATTTTGTAACCATGGCAACAAAAAGAGTAAAGAGAAACCGTGGAGAAAAAGGGGTACAAAATGAGCCCGACATCATGGCCAAAGACCGAATATCACAATTACCTGATTCtctcatatattatattttttcattcctTCCTACCATTCATCTTGTTAGAATGAGTCGTGTTTCAAGGCGTTGGAGACGGATGTGGGTTTCTACTCCCTTCTTATATTCTGATTGTCATTTCGATGATGTTACTTTCACTAAGAACGTAAATAGATCAAGTATGTTCCTAAAATTTGTGGGAAACTGTTTGAGATGTCGAAAGAAATACATGCAACCAGACACATTCATAATAAGTTTTAAGCTTCACTCATATTATAAACTCGGACGCCATGATGCTCAACTAGTAGATAAGTGGGTGAGGTTTGCCATTGAAAGCAAAGTGAAAGAGTTAGATCTTCGAGTGCAAGATTACTGTATTCCTCAGTTTGTTTTTACCGCAAGTTCATTGACGCAACTGAGGTTTCATGCTTTGGAGTTTGAGGTCGCTTCACTTTCAAACTCAAGTTCATTAACTCAGCTTAAATTAAGACCTTTGAAGTTGGAGGTCCCTTTTCTTTCAAAGTTTCCCCCTTTGAAAGTTCTTTCATTGAGCTATGTGGAATCTAATTATGAGTCATTTCAAAATCTTATTTCTGGATGTCTTATTATTGAGGATTTGCATTTACAAGACCTAAATGAAATTCATCCTATGCATGAATATTTGTTGGATATAGCGGTTGGAATGTTTGATTTCTGGGCTTCCCCTCCTTGAGAGATTTACTTTAACTTGTTTCCATGAAGTAAATATTAGTATCCATAGTCATAGCCTGAAATATTTATCCCTTGATGCATATGGAGATATCATATAGGCCACGTTTGTAACACCAAATTTAGTTTACTTATACTTAAGATGTGATGTCCAGTCGATCATTTCAATTGAGGCTCCCAACCTTTTCCAAGCCAATTTAAGTCTTACAGATGGTGGCTATGGATCAGCTTCATGTTTTGATCTTTTACATTTTCTTGCAAATCTTCACGgcttgaagaagatgaagctgtCTCTTTTCTGGGAAGAGGTATTTATAATTGCTTGCTTTGTttagttttgtttgttttatttttacaatttctaAATACAAGGTTGATTACTGATGATACAAATTTATTGTGGTTAAATTTTGAAGGatataatttttccagaagATATAAGAAATACATCGTCTCCTCCCTTGCCTAATTTGAAGCATCTTGAAGCTTCCTTAAACGATGAGCACAAGAAAAATTCAGAACTGCTGGATTTTTTGGTTTGGTGTGTCCCTTCTGTAGAGACTctcaaaataaatggtaaaatctTATTGCAAGTATTAGGGTCTTTTTAAAAGCTGATTTTTATACTTAAAAACTACATTTGTAAAGGTTGTGCGTTTGTAAAGGTTGTAATTTTGGAGCTCACTTAAGGattgtttcatttttctttaggtAATTTCAATTGGGGTTTACTACCTTCTAGTTTGGCTCAGTTTCATTCAAGGCtttctaatctttttttttattttttatatatttttatatcttgtTTGTTATGGACAAAATTCAGAAACGCCAAGAGAACCTTTGCTTGTTCCTTGAAAActagaaattagaaaaatattaattatctaaTAAACATGGTTACTGTATTCGAAAGTTTGGTCCGACAATAAAACCATTAAGAATGCATTTTTGACTGAAAAGACAAGTTACTTAATGCGTTTAATAATCATAAACGAAAAACTAAGTGATaagttttaatttgaaaattatttgtcaaattcggttgcaaaatatatgaaaatagaatataattaaaagtttttGGGAGGCACCGTAAAGagtgaatttattttgttattttatatttatgctaATCCGAAAACGTAATAAATcagttttttaattaaaatattgatttcatctttcaaattcatttttatCATTGATTTCGTTTAAACTGTC contains the following coding sequences:
- the LOC132803067 gene encoding putative F-box/FBD/LRR-repeat protein At5g44950, with translation MATKRVKRNRGEKGVQNEPDIMAKDRISQLPDSLIYYIFSFLPTIHLVRMSRVSRRWRRMWVSTPFLYSDCHFDDVTFTKNVNRSSMFLKFVGNCLRCRKKYMQPDTFIISFKLHSYYKLGRHDAQLVDKWVRFAIESKVKELDLRVQDYCIPQFVFTASSLTQLRFHALEFEVASLSNSSSLTQLKLRPLKLEVPFLSKFPPLKVLSLSYVESNYESFQNLISGCLIIEDLHLQDLNEIHPMHEYLLDIAVGMFDFWASPP
- the LOC107434896 gene encoding LOW QUALITY PROTEIN: probable protein S-acyltransferase 6 (The sequence of the model RefSeq protein was modified relative to this genomic sequence to represent the inferred CDS: substituted 1 base at 1 genomic stop codon), with amino-acid sequence MASEDMKVMEPETENNNVKVEEKSHIEEKDIVGDQGGNVIMMILKGNLFAIKRVMEDYFLRFGCCGGKLEKTRTYQVWPGKNVFFFPGRLVCGPDPRGLILTTVSILVSDWVFSVYIGEDLPNHSTLIVTFSFILTIIVSIVLVNLVLVSAIDPGIIPRNEKDLVDCTPGMRRKRFITNVNGVEMNLKYCRKCKIFRPPRSCHCIVCDNCVERFDHHCPWIGQCISLDXNYRFYLSFVVWALAFFIYILGFSCWRIHQTVQRIRGNSSSSLLAMLLRNCPETLALASFSFAASFFLSGLVIFHAYLISINQTAYENFQECYMNRKNPCDKGVLNNFKGILFMKLPSSKVDFRSELASSLHPVAASHEV